A genomic region of Mesorhizobium sp. NZP2077 contains the following coding sequences:
- a CDS encoding site-specific tyrosine recombinase XerD gives MNSAARIEAFLEMMSAERGAAENTLSSYRRDLEDASSEMGGGLAGAAAADLRAYLDDIAARGFAPTSQARKLSAIRQFFKFLYAEGLRADDPTGTLDSPKKGRPLPKTMSEADTGRLIDRAAQEADDAGLGYADSLAALRLHALVEVLYATGLRVSELVGLPVTVAQRDDRFFMVRGKGDKERMVPLSAKARVAMKTWLAARAKVPAFADSPFLFPAASDSGYLSRQVFARDLKGLAARAGIASAKISPHVLRHAFASHLLQNGADLRAVQQLLGHADISTTQIYTHVLEERLVRLVNDHHPLAD, from the coding sequence ATGAACAGCGCCGCCCGCATCGAGGCCTTCCTGGAAATGATGAGCGCCGAGCGGGGTGCTGCCGAGAACACGTTGTCCTCCTACCGCCGCGACCTCGAAGACGCTTCGAGCGAGATGGGTGGCGGACTCGCCGGTGCGGCCGCCGCCGATCTCCGCGCCTATCTCGACGACATCGCCGCGCGCGGCTTCGCGCCGACCTCGCAGGCGCGCAAACTGTCGGCGATCCGCCAGTTCTTCAAATTCCTCTACGCCGAGGGCCTGCGCGCGGATGACCCGACCGGCACGCTGGACAGCCCGAAAAAAGGCCGTCCGCTGCCTAAGACGATGAGCGAGGCCGACACCGGCCGGCTGATCGACCGCGCCGCACAGGAAGCCGACGACGCCGGGCTCGGCTACGCTGACAGCCTAGCGGCGCTGCGCTTGCACGCTCTGGTCGAGGTGCTCTACGCCACCGGTCTGCGCGTTTCCGAACTGGTCGGCCTGCCGGTGACGGTCGCCCAGCGCGACGACCGTTTCTTCATGGTGCGCGGCAAGGGCGACAAGGAGCGCATGGTGCCGCTATCGGCCAAGGCGCGTGTGGCGATGAAGACCTGGCTTGCCGCCCGCGCCAAAGTGCCTGCCTTCGCCGACAGCCCGTTCCTGTTTCCGGCAGCCTCCGACAGCGGCTATCTCTCGCGCCAGGTCTTCGCCCGCGACCTGAAAGGGCTGGCGGCGCGCGCCGGCATCGCCTCGGCGAAGATATCGCCGCACGTGCTGCGCCATGCTTTCGCCAGCCATCTGCTGCAGAACGGCGCCGATCTCAGGGCCGTGCAGCAGCTGCTTGGCCATGCCGACATATCGACAACACAGATTTACACCCATGTGCTGGAGGAGCGGCTGGTGCGGCTGGTCAACGATCATCATCCGCTTGCCGACTAG
- a CDS encoding histidine kinase — MPTLFRFVVTLAILAGIAYGTMFALVMFVEPKKAEMSVRIPPEKLNPNKN, encoded by the coding sequence ATGCCGACACTGTTTCGCTTTGTCGTGACCCTCGCGATTCTGGCCGGCATTGCCTATGGTACGATGTTCGCACTGGTGATGTTCGTCGAGCCGAAAAAAGCGGAGATGAGCGTGCGCATCCCGCCGGAAAAGCTGAACCCCAACAAAAACTGA
- a CDS encoding shikimate kinase, whose translation MNAHQANPPGETHTALLGRLGSRSIVFVGLMGAGKTAIGRKVATMLSLPFIDSDQEIESVSRMTVPELFERYGESEFRALEQRVILRVLENGPQVLSTGGGAFMNAQTREAIAAHGVSVWLKAELDLLMDRVSKKQNRPLLKSADPRAVLERLMGERYPVYATADITVPTRDDRKEVIAAEVLDALCRHFGIDEIAATGEVES comes from the coding sequence ATGAACGCGCACCAGGCAAATCCTCCAGGCGAGACCCACACCGCACTGCTTGGCCGGCTGGGCAGCCGGTCCATCGTCTTTGTCGGCCTGATGGGCGCCGGCAAGACGGCGATCGGGCGCAAGGTGGCGACCATGCTTTCGCTGCCCTTCATCGACAGCGACCAGGAGATCGAGAGCGTCTCGCGTATGACCGTGCCCGAGCTGTTCGAGCGCTATGGCGAGAGCGAGTTCAGGGCGCTGGAGCAGCGCGTCATCCTGCGCGTGCTGGAGAACGGCCCGCAGGTGCTGTCGACCGGCGGCGGCGCCTTCATGAACGCGCAGACGCGCGAGGCTATTGCTGCGCATGGCGTGTCGGTGTGGCTGAAGGCCGAACTCGACCTTTTGATGGACCGCGTTTCCAAGAAGCAGAACCGGCCATTGTTGAAAAGCGCCGATCCCCGCGCCGTGCTGGAGCGGCTGATGGGCGAGCGTTATCCCGTCTATGCGACCGCTGATATCACCGTGCCGACCCGCGACGACCGCAAGGAGGTCATTGCCGCCGAGGTGCTGGACGCACTGTGCCGGCATTTCGGCATCGATGAAATCGCCGCGACGGGCGAGGTCGAATCGTGA
- the aroB gene encoding 3-dehydroquinate synthase, which yields MSADQPVTVEVGLGDRAYDILIGSGLLSRAGEEISRRLPGTRAAVVTDENVAAAHLHTLKAGLEKGGIQPTVITMPPGEKTKSFAHLEAVVDGVLAARLERGDVVIALGGGVIGDLTGFAAGIVRRGMNFVQIPTSLLAQVDSSVGGKTGINSPRGKNLVGVFLQPKLVLADTEVLDTLPIREFRAGYAELAKYGLIDRPEFFAWLEANWEKVFAGGPERGEAIAEACRAKADVVARDEFETGDRALLNLGHTFGHALEAATQYDGTRLVHGEGVAIGMALAHRFSSRLNLASPDDAARVETHLRAVGLPWRMADIPGDLPDAEALLSFITQDKKVLRGALTFILTRGIGQAFIAKDVPASEVLSFLRENHPANGKAG from the coding sequence GTGAGCGCGGATCAGCCCGTCACCGTCGAAGTCGGGCTTGGCGACCGTGCCTACGACATATTGATCGGCTCCGGCCTTTTGTCGCGCGCCGGCGAGGAGATTTCGCGCCGCCTGCCCGGCACGCGCGCCGCCGTCGTCACCGACGAGAATGTCGCCGCGGCGCATCTCCATACGCTGAAGGCCGGACTCGAGAAGGGTGGCATCCAGCCCACCGTCATCACGATGCCGCCGGGCGAGAAGACCAAGAGCTTTGCCCATCTCGAGGCGGTGGTCGACGGCGTTCTGGCCGCCAGGCTGGAGCGCGGCGACGTCGTCATTGCGCTTGGCGGCGGCGTCATCGGCGATCTCACCGGTTTTGCCGCCGGCATCGTGCGGCGCGGCATGAATTTCGTGCAGATCCCGACCTCGCTCCTGGCGCAAGTCGATTCCTCCGTTGGCGGCAAGACCGGCATCAACAGCCCGCGCGGCAAGAACCTTGTCGGCGTCTTCCTGCAGCCCAAGCTGGTGCTGGCCGACACGGAAGTGCTCGACACGCTGCCGATCCGCGAATTCCGCGCCGGCTATGCCGAACTGGCCAAATACGGCCTGATCGACCGGCCGGAATTTTTCGCCTGGCTGGAAGCGAACTGGGAAAAAGTGTTCGCCGGCGGGCCGGAGAGGGGAGAGGCCATTGCCGAAGCCTGCCGCGCCAAGGCCGATGTCGTCGCCCGCGACGAGTTCGAGACCGGCGACCGCGCGCTGCTCAATCTCGGCCACACATTCGGCCACGCGCTCGAAGCCGCCACGCAGTATGATGGAACCCGCCTCGTCCACGGCGAGGGGGTCGCCATCGGCATGGCGCTGGCGCATCGCTTCTCCTCGCGGCTCAACCTCGCCAGCCCGGACGACGCGGCGCGCGTCGAGACGCATCTGCGTGCCGTCGGACTGCCCTGGCGGATGGCCGATATTCCTGGCGACCTGCCCGATGCCGAAGCGCTGCTTTCATTCATCACCCAGGACAAGAAGGTGTTGCGCGGCGCGCTGACCTTCATCCTGACGCGCGGCATCGGCCAGGCTTTTATTGCCAAGGACGTGCCGGCTTCGGAAGTGCTGTCGTTCCTCAGGGAAAACCATCCAGCCAACGGGAAAGCCGGCTGA
- a CDS encoding HlyC/CorC family transporter → MDNGWTVVAVLAILILLVVAVRKRLLAMFGYELSRIEPQRSSQDELRGAVDDFRRDGQVVREDRDRIGGLFDLEELEVSDIMVHRTNMRSVNADNAPEAVVREILQSPHTRMPLWKGSLDNIVGVLHAKDLLRALNEVGNDFSRIDVMKIASKPWFVPDTTTLQEQLNAFLRRKAHFAVVVDEYGEVEGLVTLEDIIEEIVGEIADEHDVDIQGVKQEADGSVVVDGNVPIRDLNRALDWNLPDEEATTIAGLVIHEAQSIPDEKQAFTFHGKRFIVMKRDKNRIARLRIRPVT, encoded by the coding sequence ATGGACAATGGCTGGACCGTCGTTGCCGTTCTTGCCATCCTCATCCTGCTGGTCGTTGCCGTGCGCAAGCGCCTTCTCGCCATGTTCGGCTACGAACTGTCGCGCATCGAGCCGCAGCGCTCGAGCCAGGACGAGTTGCGCGGCGCGGTCGACGATTTCCGCCGCGACGGCCAGGTGGTGCGCGAGGATCGCGACCGTATCGGCGGCTTGTTCGATCTCGAAGAGCTCGAAGTCTCCGACATCATGGTCCACCGCACCAACATGCGCTCGGTCAATGCCGACAATGCACCGGAAGCGGTGGTGCGCGAGATTCTGCAGAGCCCGCACACCCGCATGCCGCTTTGGAAGGGCTCGCTCGACAACATTGTCGGCGTGCTGCACGCCAAGGATCTGCTGCGTGCGTTGAACGAAGTCGGCAACGACTTTTCCAGGATCGACGTGATGAAGATCGCCTCGAAACCCTGGTTCGTGCCCGACACGACGACCTTGCAAGAACAGCTCAACGCCTTCCTGCGCCGCAAGGCGCATTTTGCCGTCGTCGTCGACGAGTATGGCGAGGTCGAGGGGCTGGTGACGCTGGAGGACATCATCGAGGAGATCGTCGGCGAGATCGCCGACGAGCACGATGTCGATATACAGGGCGTCAAGCAGGAGGCCGACGGCTCCGTCGTCGTCGACGGCAATGTGCCGATCCGCGACCTGAATCGGGCGCTCGACTGGAACCTGCCGGACGAGGAGGCGACCACCATTGCCGGTCTCGTCATCCACGAGGCGCAGTCGATCCCCGATGAGAAGCAGGCCTTCACCTTCCACGGCAAACGCTTCATCGTCATGAAGCGCGACAAGAACCGTATCGCCCGGTTGAGGATCAGGCCGGTCACATAA
- a CDS encoding alpha/beta hydrolase codes for MIDRRTLLLASMAAFLPATTFARQWSPSPKTFDYGPAKLDVYAPDGAKNLPVVFFVHGGAWEFGKRSQVGAKPAFLLANGFCFVSIDYRMLPDADVATQANDVEKAHAYVRANIAGLGGDPKRIVGMGHSAGCHLIALTSMRGGLPGVAGLLLDDTRAYDLAGLEKNGGMVRAYARVFSDPSQWTALSPASYVDGRKHPPTFIAYSRASGRGEDSKAFAERLRATGTKVTLFDGSAYTHMSINHDFGEDGDALTAAALTFLKSTVG; via the coding sequence ATGATCGATCGGCGAACTCTGCTTCTGGCTTCGATGGCGGCTTTTCTGCCGGCCACGACATTTGCACGCCAGTGGTCGCCATCTCCCAAAACCTTCGACTACGGCCCGGCCAAGCTCGACGTCTATGCGCCGGACGGCGCGAAAAACCTGCCCGTGGTGTTTTTCGTCCATGGCGGGGCGTGGGAGTTTGGCAAACGCAGCCAGGTGGGCGCCAAGCCGGCCTTCCTGCTAGCCAATGGCTTCTGCTTCGTTTCGATCGATTACCGCATGCTGCCCGATGCCGATGTCGCCACTCAGGCCAATGACGTCGAGAAGGCCCATGCCTATGTCAGGGCCAACATCGCCGGGCTTGGCGGCGACCCCAAGCGCATTGTTGGCATGGGCCATTCGGCCGGTTGCCACCTGATTGCGCTGACCAGCATGCGCGGTGGATTGCCCGGTGTCGCTGGGCTGCTGCTCGACGATACCAGGGCCTATGATCTCGCGGGGCTTGAGAAAAATGGCGGCATGGTGAGGGCTTATGCCCGCGTGTTTTCCGATCCCTCGCAATGGACGGCACTGTCGCCGGCAAGCTATGTCGATGGCCGCAAGCATCCGCCGACTTTCATCGCTTATTCCAGGGCGTCCGGCCGTGGCGAGGATTCGAAAGCCTTCGCCGAGCGCCTGCGCGCCACCGGTACCAAAGTCACCCTGTTCGACGGCAGCGCCTATACGCACATGTCGATCAATCACGATTTCGGCGAAGATGGTGATGCGCTGACGGCGGCTGCGCTGACATTCCTGAAATCGACGGTCGGCTGA
- a CDS encoding acetolactate synthase large subunit → MNGADVLCDVLLANDVTVCFANPGTSEMHFVAALDRKPQMRCVLGLFEGVVTGAADGYARMTDRPAATLLHTGPGLANGLANMHNARRARTPMINIVGDHASYHLPLDAPLTSDIEGLAAPMSNWVRRISGPADVQPATEAAFRASLTPPCVTTLILPADAAWGGANPVTPGKVVLSPPPAVDRDVVRQTAAAIRAAPGRVGMIVRGRAGRADALEIAGQISTACDVRLFSEVLIARMQRGRGRVAPTRIPYPIDAATALLRDIDVLVLVGGKEPVAFFAYPGKPGRLVRDDCQVLTLASHGQDLNAALEALRDELGVKPSQQTLVATAFPDETAPSGKLTDDAIALSVARKLPDNAIVCDEAVTSARRFFALSAFAAPHDYMMGTGGSIGGGIPMATGAAIACPDRKVINLEADGSGMYTVQGLWTQARENLDVLTIVFANRTYAILHGEMRNVGVNAIGENARRMLDLDHPALDWVLLAKGMGVEAARADTCELFDALLDSALSRRGPFLIQAVI, encoded by the coding sequence ATGAATGGCGCCGATGTCTTGTGCGACGTGCTGCTGGCCAATGATGTGACGGTCTGTTTCGCCAATCCCGGCACGTCCGAAATGCATTTCGTTGCCGCCCTTGACCGCAAACCGCAGATGCGTTGCGTGCTCGGCCTGTTCGAGGGCGTGGTGACCGGTGCCGCTGACGGCTATGCGCGTATGACCGACCGCCCGGCCGCGACGCTGCTGCACACAGGCCCGGGCCTGGCCAACGGGCTGGCCAACATGCACAACGCCCGCCGCGCCAGAACGCCGATGATCAACATCGTCGGCGACCATGCCTCCTACCATCTGCCGCTCGATGCGCCGCTGACCAGCGATATCGAAGGCCTGGCGGCGCCAATGTCCAACTGGGTGCGACGTATTTCGGGGCCAGCCGACGTCCAGCCGGCCACCGAGGCGGCTTTCCGCGCCTCGCTGACGCCGCCCTGCGTCACGACGCTGATCCTGCCGGCGGATGCTGCATGGGGCGGCGCCAACCCGGTCACACCGGGCAAGGTCGTTCTTTCACCGCCACCGGCCGTCGACAGGGATGTCGTGCGCCAGACCGCCGCTGCGATCCGTGCGGCTCCGGGCCGTGTCGGCATGATCGTTCGTGGGCGGGCGGGGCGGGCCGATGCGCTCGAGATCGCCGGCCAGATCTCGACGGCCTGCGATGTCCGCCTGTTCAGCGAGGTTTTGATCGCGCGGATGCAACGCGGCCGCGGGCGCGTCGCGCCGACCCGCATTCCCTATCCAATCGATGCGGCGACGGCATTGCTGAGGGACATCGATGTTCTGGTGCTGGTCGGCGGTAAGGAGCCGGTCGCGTTCTTCGCCTATCCGGGAAAACCGGGACGGCTGGTCCGCGACGACTGCCAGGTGCTGACGCTTGCCTCGCATGGTCAGGACCTGAATGCGGCGCTGGAAGCACTGCGCGACGAACTCGGCGTCAAGCCATCGCAGCAGACGTTGGTCGCGACCGCTTTCCCGGACGAAACTGCGCCGAGCGGCAAGCTCACGGACGACGCCATCGCACTGTCGGTGGCGCGCAAGCTGCCGGACAATGCGATCGTCTGCGACGAGGCCGTCACCTCGGCGCGGCGCTTCTTCGCGCTGTCGGCCTTTGCCGCGCCGCACGACTACATGATGGGCACCGGCGGATCGATCGGCGGCGGCATTCCGATGGCCACCGGGGCGGCGATCGCCTGCCCGGACCGAAAGGTGATCAATCTGGAGGCCGATGGCAGCGGTATGTATACGGTGCAGGGTCTGTGGACGCAGGCGCGGGAAAACCTCGACGTGCTGACGATCGTCTTTGCCAACCGCACCTACGCAATCCTGCACGGCGAGATGCGCAATGTCGGCGTCAATGCGATCGGCGAGAACGCCAGACGCATGCTCGACCTCGACCATCCCGCGCTGGACTGGGTGTTGCTGGCCAAAGGCATGGGCGTGGAGGCGGCGCGTGCCGACACATGCGAGCTGTTCGACGCACTGCTGGACAGCGCCCTGTCGCGTCGCGGGCCGTTTCTCATCCAAGCGGTGATCTGA
- a CDS encoding BolA family transcriptional regulator: MSIQTTMEDKLNKAFSPERLVIINESHLHAGHHHHGSDHHGAYDGTGETHFRVRVISPVFAGMSRIDRHRAVNELLADELKAGVHALAIEPAAPGEKTRW; this comes from the coding sequence ATGTCCATACAGACGACCATGGAAGACAAGCTCAACAAGGCATTTTCGCCGGAGCGGCTGGTCATCATCAACGAAAGCCATCTCCACGCCGGCCATCACCATCACGGCTCCGACCATCACGGCGCCTATGACGGAACTGGCGAAACACATTTTCGCGTCCGTGTCATCTCGCCGGTCTTTGCCGGCATGAGCCGCATCGACCGGCACCGCGCCGTCAACGAATTGCTGGCCGACGAACTGAAAGCCGGCGTGCATGCGCTGGCGATCGAGCCGGCCGCTCCCGGCGAAAAGACCCGCTGGTAG
- a CDS encoding J domain-containing protein, producing the protein MKPYPKYFEKIRVRPDKDAELKSHSPICQWDGCKEAGTHRAPVGRMKEGEYFRFCFDHVREYNKGFNYFSGVPDTEVARFQKEAMTGHRPTWKMGVNGASTRSSPDIAQHRSGRAGYYNRMRDPFDLFKGPKDPREARERKAKPLEAKALETLGLDTKATGKDIKARYKELVKRHHPDANGGDRGSEDRFRDVLQAYRVLKQAGLC; encoded by the coding sequence ATGAAGCCGTATCCCAAATATTTCGAGAAGATTCGCGTCCGCCCCGACAAGGACGCGGAGCTGAAGTCGCACTCGCCGATTTGCCAGTGGGACGGCTGCAAGGAAGCGGGCACTCATCGCGCGCCGGTCGGGCGGATGAAGGAAGGCGAGTATTTCCGTTTCTGCTTCGACCATGTGCGCGAGTACAACAAGGGCTTCAACTATTTCTCCGGCGTGCCGGACACCGAGGTCGCGCGCTTCCAGAAGGAAGCCATGACCGGCCATCGGCCGACCTGGAAGATGGGCGTCAACGGCGCCTCGACGCGTTCATCGCCCGATATTGCCCAGCATCGATCAGGCCGCGCCGGCTATTACAACCGCATGCGCGACCCGTTCGACCTGTTCAAGGGGCCGAAGGATCCGCGCGAGGCGCGCGAGCGCAAGGCCAAGCCGCTTGAGGCCAAGGCGCTGGAAACGCTTGGCCTTGATACAAAGGCGACTGGCAAGGATATCAAGGCGCGCTATAAGGAACTGGTGAAACGTCACCATCCGGATGCGAATGGTGGCGACAGAGGTTCGGAAGACCGGTTCCGCGATGTGCTGCAGGCCTATCGCGTGCTCAAACAGGCGGGCCTGTGCTGA
- the cobS gene encoding cobaltochelatase subunit CobS — protein MNKVDRDIANLPDTTVSVKEKFGFESKMVVPAYSVTSEHVPDIDPDYLFDKATTLAILAGFAYNRRVMVSGYHGTGKSTHIEQVAARLNWPCVRVNLDSHVSRIDLVGKDAIVVKDGLQITEFRDGILPWAYQHNVALCFDEYDAGRPDVMFVIQRVLESSGRLTLLDQSRVIRPHPAFRLFSTANTVGLGDTTGLYHGTQQINQAQMDRWSIVTTLNYLPHDNEVAIVLAKAKHYRDGKGKDIVNKMVRVADMTRSAFINGDLSTVMSPRTVITWAENAEIFGNIGMAFRLTFLNKCDELERSVVAEFYQRAFGEDLPESAANVVLG, from the coding sequence ATGAACAAGGTCGATCGCGACATCGCCAACCTGCCCGACACGACGGTGTCGGTGAAGGAGAAATTCGGCTTCGAGTCCAAGATGGTGGTGCCGGCCTATTCGGTAACCAGCGAACATGTGCCTGACATTGATCCGGACTATCTGTTCGACAAGGCGACGACGCTGGCGATCCTCGCCGGCTTTGCCTACAACCGCCGCGTCATGGTGTCGGGCTATCACGGTACCGGCAAATCGACCCATATCGAACAGGTTGCCGCCCGGCTCAACTGGCCCTGCGTGCGCGTCAACCTCGACAGCCATGTCAGCCGTATCGATCTCGTCGGCAAGGACGCGATCGTCGTCAAGGACGGTTTGCAGATCACCGAATTCCGCGACGGCATCCTGCCCTGGGCCTACCAGCACAATGTCGCGCTGTGCTTCGACGAGTACGATGCCGGCCGTCCGGACGTGATGTTCGTCATCCAGCGCGTGCTGGAATCGTCGGGCCGGCTGACGCTGCTCGACCAGAGCCGGGTCATCCGTCCGCATCCGGCGTTCCGGCTGTTCTCGACCGCCAACACGGTGGGCCTGGGCGACACGACAGGTCTTTATCACGGCACGCAGCAGATCAACCAGGCGCAGATGGACCGCTGGTCGATCGTCACCACGCTGAACTACCTGCCGCACGACAATGAAGTCGCCATCGTGCTGGCCAAGGCCAAGCACTATCGCGACGGCAAGGGCAAGGACATCGTCAACAAGATGGTGCGCGTCGCCGACATGACGCGCTCGGCCTTCATCAATGGCGATCTGTCGACTGTGATGAGCCCGCGTACCGTGATCACCTGGGCCGAGAATGCCGAGATATTCGGCAATATCGGCATGGCGTTCCGGCTGACCTTCCTCAACAAGTGCGACGAACTGGAACGCTCGGTGGTGGCCGAGTTCTACCAGCGCGCCTTCGGCGAGGATCTGCCCGAAAGCGCCGCCAACGTGGTGCTGGGCTAA
- the cobT gene encoding cobaltochelatase subunit CobT, whose amino-acid sequence MAGPGDNTRNKSKTGSEADSFKRAVTVCMRAIAGDKELEVGFAKDRPALAGSRARLPELPKKASKTDIAITRGLGDSMALKRACHDARIHTKLAPEGKAARAIYDAVEQARVEAIGSRAMQGVADNIGSMLEDKYAKANLVDVKDKADAPIEEALALMVREKLTGRPVPKSGERLVELWRPWVEEKAKADLDGLSAKLGDQQAFARVVREMLASMEMAEELGDDQETEDSEDNDDNQPQGEEQSEEGGEEDSGSEQSQSEDAEASADDEQSSETEASDATADDLSDDDDADAETPGEARRNDNPFTNLPKEIDYKVYTTAFDETVGAEELCEEEELDRLRAFLDKQLANLSGVVGRLANRLQRRLMAQQNRSWDFDLEEGYLDPARLVRVVIDPMQPLSFKQERDTKFRDTVVTLVLDNSGSMRGRPITVAATCADILARTLERCGVSVEILGFTTRAWKGGQAREKWLKDGKPPNPGRLNDLRHIIYKSADHPWRRARRNLGLMMREGLLKENIDGEALLWAHNRLIARPEQRKILMMISDGAPVDDSTLSVNPGNYLERHLRAVIELIETRSPVELLAIGIGHDVTRYYRRAVTIVDAEELAGAMTEQLASLFAEESARDTRRGGMRRAG is encoded by the coding sequence ATGGCGGGTCCGGGCGACAACACGCGTAACAAGTCGAAGACGGGGTCTGAAGCCGACAGCTTCAAGCGCGCCGTCACCGTCTGCATGCGCGCCATTGCCGGCGACAAGGAATTGGAAGTCGGTTTCGCCAAGGACAGGCCGGCGCTTGCCGGCAGCCGCGCGCGTTTGCCCGAACTGCCGAAGAAGGCGTCGAAGACAGATATTGCGATCACCCGCGGGCTCGGCGATTCCATGGCGCTGAAGCGCGCCTGCCACGATGCGCGCATCCACACCAAGCTTGCACCGGAAGGCAAGGCGGCCCGCGCCATCTATGACGCGGTCGAGCAGGCCCGTGTCGAGGCGATCGGCAGCCGCGCCATGCAAGGCGTCGCCGACAATATCGGCTCGATGCTGGAAGACAAATACGCCAAGGCCAACCTTGTCGACGTCAAGGACAAGGCCGACGCACCGATCGAGGAAGCGCTAGCGCTGATGGTGCGCGAGAAGCTGACCGGCCGGCCGGTGCCGAAGAGCGGCGAGCGGCTGGTCGAGCTGTGGCGGCCCTGGGTCGAGGAAAAGGCCAAGGCCGACCTCGACGGGCTGTCGGCCAAGCTCGGCGACCAGCAGGCCTTCGCCCGCGTCGTGCGCGAGATGCTCGCCTCCATGGAGATGGCCGAGGAACTCGGCGACGACCAGGAGACCGAAGACTCCGAGGACAATGACGACAACCAGCCGCAAGGCGAGGAGCAGAGCGAGGAGGGCGGCGAAGAGGATTCCGGCTCCGAGCAGTCGCAGTCCGAGGATGCCGAGGCGTCGGCCGATGACGAGCAGTCGTCCGAGACGGAGGCGTCCGATGCCACCGCCGACGACCTGTCCGACGATGACGATGCGGATGCCGAGACGCCCGGCGAGGCTAGGCGCAATGACAATCCTTTCACCAATCTGCCGAAGGAAATCGACTACAAGGTCTACACCACCGCTTTCGACGAGACGGTTGGCGCCGAGGAGCTTTGCGAAGAAGAAGAGCTCGACCGGCTCCGCGCCTTCCTTGACAAGCAGCTGGCCAATCTGTCCGGCGTCGTCGGACGGCTGGCCAATCGGTTGCAGCGCCGCTTGATGGCGCAGCAGAATCGCTCCTGGGATTTCGACCTCGAGGAAGGCTACCTCGACCCGGCGCGGCTGGTGCGCGTCGTCATCGACCCGATGCAGCCGCTGTCCTTCAAGCAGGAACGCGACACCAAATTCCGCGACACGGTGGTGACGCTGGTGCTCGACAATTCGGGCTCGATGCGCGGCCGGCCGATCACGGTCGCCGCCACCTGCGCCGATATTTTGGCGCGCACGCTGGAGCGCTGCGGCGTCTCGGTCGAGATCCTCGGCTTCACCACGCGCGCGTGGAAGGGCGGACAGGCGCGCGAGAAATGGCTGAAGGACGGCAAGCCGCCGAACCCCGGCCGGCTCAATGATCTGCGCCACATCATCTACAAATCCGCCGACCATCCGTGGCGGCGGGCACGGCGCAATCTCGGCCTGATGATGCGCGAAGGCCTGCTCAAGGAAAACATCGACGGTGAGGCGCTGCTGTGGGCGCACAACCGGCTGATCGCCCGGCCGGAGCAGCGCAAGATCCTGATGATGATCTCGGACGGCGCGCCGGTCGACGATTCGACGCTGTCGGTCAATCCGGGCAACTATCTGGAGCGCCATCTGCGCGCCGTTATCGAACTGATCGAAACGCGCTCGCCGGTGGAACTGCTGGCCATCGGCATCGGCCATGACGTCACGCGCTACTACCGCCGCGCCGTCACCATCGTCGATGCCGAGGAACTGGCCGGCGCCATGACCGAGCAACTGGCTTCGCTGTTTGCCGAGGAAAGCGCCCGCGACACGCGGCGCGGCGGCATGCGGCGCGCTGGATGA